The following are from one region of the Paraglaciecola sp. L1A13 genome:
- the greB gene encoding transcription elongation factor GreB translates to MKTKLITPEGYKKLNDEHDDLWLKQRPEITKIVTWAASLGDRSENADYQYNKRKLREIDRRVRYLRKLLPDLKIVYYSPQQDGKVFFGAWVEIENDQGETKKFRIVGPEEIYGDAKGYISIDSPMARALIKKEVDDVASVRTPTGCKDWYITSIEYKK, encoded by the coding sequence AATGATGAACACGACGATCTTTGGTTAAAGCAACGACCTGAGATCACTAAAATCGTCACCTGGGCCGCAAGCTTAGGTGATCGAAGCGAAAATGCAGATTATCAATACAACAAACGAAAGCTAAGAGAAATTGATCGCCGCGTTCGTTACTTAAGAAAACTACTGCCAGATCTGAAAATAGTTTATTACTCCCCCCAGCAAGATGGAAAAGTATTCTTCGGTGCGTGGGTGGAAATCGAGAATGATCAGGGAGAAACAAAAAAGTTTCGTATCGTTGGTCCAGAAGAAATCTACGGTGATGCGAAGGGTTATATATCCATTGACTCACCGATGGCGCGTGCGTTAATCAAAAAAGAAGTGGATGATGTGGCAAGTGTTAGAACACCCACTGGCTGTAAAGACTGGTATATCACTTCGATAGAGTACAAGAAATAA